The Flammeovirga yaeyamensis genome segment TTGTATTGGGTTTGGGTTTAATTATCTCCACTCTAGCCGACACACAACAACAGTCAATGTTTATCGCTTGGTTCTTTATGATCGTTTTCGTCTTATTGAGTGGTTTGTTTACCCCTATCGAAAACATGCCAGGTTGGGCTCAGGATCTGACATTATTAAATCCTGTAAGGTATTTTATTGAGATCATGAGAAACGTATTACTAAAAGGTGCTTCTTGGGCTGATGTTAAAATGAATTTCTATATTATTGGGATATATGGGGTTATTATTAATTCACTTGCAGTATTACTTTACAGGAAAACAAATTAATAGCTGTTTTCATCAATTTAACCTTTAAAAATTGATATAGACAGATGAGGTTACTAATATTGCATCAAATTTTTTAAAAGAACCATGACCACAGAATTAGTTGACTTATTAAAAATGACACTTCCAGCGGGTATTGTCCTTGTAAGTGCATTTTATATAGTAAAAATGTTCCTACAAAAGGAATATGATGTGTTATCTATCAAAATGAAAACAGATCAACAAGAGCAAACACTACCATTAAAGCTTCAAGCTTATGAAAGGCTAGCTTTGTTCTTGGAAAGAATATCTTATAGAGAATTATTGGATCGTACGAATTACGAGGAGTTAGACGCAATCACTACTCAACAAGTTTTAATCATGACGATCAAGGAAGAATTTAACCATAACCTATCGCAACAAATCTACATTTCCCCAGATTTATGGGAAATGGTAAGAGGTGCAAAGGAACAATCTATTTC includes the following:
- a CDS encoding DUF7935 family protein, giving the protein MTTELVDLLKMTLPAGIVLVSAFYIVKMFLQKEYDVLSIKMKTDQQEQTLPLKLQAYERLALFLERISYRELLDRTNYEELDAITTQQVLIMTIKEEFNHNLSQQIYISPDLWEMVRGAKEQSISFINSTAKALNKDAHGVELAKAILEQSIAEEMSPTDLALNELKKEVQVLF